The DNA window TAGACGGGGGCGAGGGGGGAGTCGGCCAGTGAGGCGGTCATGAGGGACTCCTGTCCGTGATGGGCGGCACGGCGGTGCGCCGCCGAGGGTCGTCCCTCTATGATGCCCGTCTCCCCGGCGGGATCGGTGGGACCAGCGGGCGGGGCTCCGGGCCGCCCCCGGGATCGGGCCGGCCTCAGTGGGCGATGACGACCTTGAGGTGGCGCGGGCCGTGCACGCCGTTGACGCGCACCAGCTCGATGTCGCTGGTGGCCGAGCCGCCCGCGATCCACGTCGTCGGGCGGGTCGGGTGCTCGCCCAGGACGTCCACGGCCTGGGGGACGGTGGGCATGATCGTCTCGCGCTCCAGGACGACGACGTGGGTGTCGGGCACCAGCGTAATCGCCCGGCGCCCCTGGTCGGGCTCGCCGTCGAGAATGATCGTGCCCGACAGGGACACCGCCACGCGTGCGCAGGTGACCACGGCGTCGATCTCGTCCAGTTCCAGGGTGGGGATTGGCGCTTCGCGGGAGTCCTCGTGCACCGCGCGCCCGCGGCGGGCGGCGGCCCGCTTGTAGGCCCCGGGCAGCCCGCGGGGCACGACGACGGTCCGGGCCGGGCCCAGCAGCTCGTCGACGGCGTCGAGGATCTGTTCGTCGCGCGGCGCCAGGACGACGTCGGCCGAGTAGTCCTCCAGCTTCTCCACCATGTCGGCCACGACCGGCTGCGAGCCCGGGGGGTGGGCGCCGACGCGGATGTAGTCGCGCGGGATGGCGCGCACGGGCCGCCCCTGCTGGGAGCGGGAGATGGCGTCGCGGGCGCGGGCGAGAATGGCGGTCTTGGCGTCCATCACTTCTCCTCCCGGCTCTCCAGCGCCCGGCGGGCCGCCTCCACCGTGGCGGCCGGGGTGACGCCGTCGGGATGGGTGCGGCGCCACCAGTGCCGCAGGGACTCCTCGGGGGCCACCGGCAGGTCGCGGGTGCGGGTCCACAGGGAGGCCGGGAAGGGCAGGGCGCCGATGCGCCCGTCGCGCCCCATGACCCGGGTCGCCCTGACCCCCTGCGTGGCGGCCGTCCACAGCGCCGGGTTGGACATGACCGGCGTGGCCGCGTTCATGGCCACGTCCCACATGTCCGGCACCAGGCGCCGCTTGACGTCCACGGAGCGGGCGCGCAGGTGGATGAGGATGGTGGGGATGTCGATCTTGACCGGGCAGACCTCGGCGCAGGCCCCGCACAGGGAGGAGGCGAAGGGCAGGGTGTGGACGGGGTCGTCGTCGGCCAGCCCCTGGGTCAGCTGCGGGGTGAGGATCGAGCCGATGGGGCCGGGGTAGACCGAGCCGTAGGCGTGCCCGCCGGTGTGCTGGTAGACCGGGCAGATATTCATGCACGACCCGCAGCGGATGCAGGCCAGGGCCTGGCGCCCGATGGGGTCGGCCAGGGTCTTGGTGCGCCCGTTGTCCATGAGAATGAGGTGGAACTCCCGGGGGCCGTCGCCCGGGGTCACCCCCGTCCACATGGAGGTGTAGGGGTTCATGCGCTCGCCGGTGGCGCTGCGCGGCAGGAGCTGGGAGAAGATCTCAATGTCCTGGTAGCGGGGGACGAGCTTCTCAATGCCCATGAGGGTGATGAGGGTGTCGGGCAGGGTCAGGCACATGCGCCCGTTGCCCTCGGACTCGAAGACGGACACGGTGCCGGTCTCGGCCACGCCCATGTTCGTGCCCGAGACGGCCACGGAGGCGTGCAGGAACTTCTTGCGCAGGTGGGCGCGGGCCGCCGCGGTCAGTTCGCGGGGGTCGTCGGACAGGTCCGGCGGGGCGTCGCCCATGCGGTCCAGGAAGATGCCGCGCACCTCCGAGCGGTTGCGGTGGATGGCCGGCACCACGATGTGGGAGGGCATGTCGTCGGCGAGCTGGACGATCATCTCGGCCAGGTCGGTCTCGTGGGCGGTAATGCCCTCGGCCTTGAGGTGCTCGTTGAGGTTGGTCTCCTGGGTGGCCATGGACTTGATCTTGACGACGTCGTCCACGCCCTTGGACCTAATGATCGAGGTCACGATCCGGTTGGCCTCGGCGGCGTCGCGGGCCCAGTGGACGACGCCGCCGCGGGCGGTCACATTGGCCTCGAACTGCTCCAGCAGCTCGGGCAGGCGCGAGGCCACCTCGAATTTGACCGCCTCGGCGGCGCTGCGCAGGTCCTCCCAGTCGGGCATCTCCTCCACGCGCTGGGCGCGCTTGGCGCGGATGGTGCGCGTGGCGTGGCCGAGATTGCGCCGCATCTGGGTGTTGGACAGGGTCTTGCGGGCGCCCTCGGGGAAGGTGTGTCCCCAGCGCAGGGGGTCGTCCGGGGTGTCGACATTGGTGCGCCAGCCGCCGGTGCTGGGGGCCGGCGCGGCGGGGGAGGGCGTGCCGAGGAATACGCGCGTCATTAGAGTCTCACCGATTCCCTGCTGGGCTGGAAGGAGACGTGCCCCTCGAAGGGGGCGTCCTTGGTGGATGCGAGGATCTCGGCGAGGTGCATAATGCGCACGCCGGAGTTGACCCGGGACAGGGCGCCGCCGATGTTCATCAGGCACGAGTAGTCCCCGGTGCACAGGACCTCCGCGCCGGTGGACATGACGTTGGCGGCCTTGTCGGCCACCATGGCGGTGGAGGTGTCGGAGTTCTTGATGGAGAAGGTGCCCCCGAAGCCGCAGCACACCAGCGCGTCGGGCAGGTCGATCAGGGTCAGCCCCGCCACGGCGCGCAGCAGGCGGTAGGGCCGGTCCCCCAGGTGGGCCACGCGCATGGAGTGGCAGGTGGGGTGGTAGGTGACCGTGTGCGGGAAGTAGGCGCCGACGTCGGTCAGGCCCAGGACGTCGATGAGGAGCTCGGAGATGTCGTAGGTGTGGCGGCTGAGCGCCTCCACGCGCCCGGCCAGGGCGGTGTCGCCCACGTGCTCGGCCACCAGCCTCTGCTCGTGGCGGGCGGCCCCGGTGCACGACCCCGAGGGGACGACAATGGCGTCCCACTCGCCGTCGAGCACCGGCTCGAAGGTCCGCACGTGATTGCGGACGATGGCCGCCGCCTGCGTGAAGTAGCCGGTGTTGGCGTGCATCTGGCCGCAGCAGGTCTGGCCCTCGGGGAGGACGACCTCGTGGCCCAATCGCTCCAGGATCGTCACGGTGGCCTGGGCCGCCTGGGGGAACATGGTGTCTGCGAGACACGTGGCGAACAGGGCGATGCGCACCGGTGACCTTCTTCCTCGAGGCGTCGTCGATTGCACCGACCACGGTATGGCACGCCGTCCCCTCCCGGCCGGCGCCGCCGGGGAACGGCGCCGCGGCGCCGAAGGACGGGGACGGGTCGGGCGGGCGGGCGGGGCCAATCCGTCATGCCCGCCGCGCGGAATGCGCCCCGCGCCCGCCGCGGGGGCGGGGCGCCGCGGGCGGCTCAGGCGGGGACCAGGGCACCCAGCCACCCCTGGGAGGCGGCCAGCACGAGCGCGCCCAGCACCAGCAGCAGGCCGATGGAGAACGGCGCCGCCCGCCTGAGGATCTCAGCGTCGCTCCCCTCCGCGTCCACGGCGGTGGCCGCGATCGCCAGGTTCTGCGGCGAGACGATCTTGCCCAGCCCGCCGCCGATGGTGTTGGCGGCCAGCAGCAGGCGCGGGTCCAGGTGCGCGCCGGCCGCCGCCGTGGCCTGCAGATTGGCGAACAGGGCGCCTGCGCTCGTGGCCGAGCCCGCCACGGCGGTGCCGATCCAGCCCAGGACCGGCGACAGGTAAGGCGAAGGCCGCCCCCGTCGTCGCCAGGGCCGCGCCGACCGCGGTGGTCTGGCCCGAGAAGTTCATGACGTAGGCCAGAGCCATGACGGTGGCGATGGTCAGGATCGACCAGCGCAGGGAGTGGATCGTGCGGGGCAGGACCGCGAACATGGCGCCCACGGAGGCGGGGAAGCGCCCGCCGGAGGAGACCAGGCCGTAGACGACGGCGACGACGGCCGCCGTCAGGAAGATCCACGTGCCCGGGTTGGACAGCGTCTGAAGGTTGTAGACCGCCGAGGCGGAGGCCCGCCCCTCGGCGTCGAGCAGGGCGCCGTACACCCCCGGCCACTGGATCTTGATGTCCGTGCCCGACAGCGCCTTCGACAGGTCCAGGCCGATCCTCCACAGCTTGGTGACGGCGATAATGACCACGACGAGCACATAGGGCAGCAGGGCCAGGGCGACGCGCCCGCCGTCGGGCCGGTCCGCCGCGGCCACCTCGGTGCGGTGCTCCGCGGGCGTGGTCGGCGTCCACACCAGCAGGAAGACGAAGCAGGCGGTCAGGCCCAGCAGGGAGGCGACCACGGCGGTCAGCTCGTAGGACACCCCCGGGGTGAGGAAGTGGCCCAGCGCCGCCGCCGCCCCGGCCACCAGCGCCAGCGGCCACAGCTGACGCACGCCGCGGGCGCCGTCGAGAATGAACAGCAGCAGGGCGGGGATGAACAGGCACAGGATCCAGGTCAGGCGCCCCATGTCGGTGGCCACCTCGACGGGCTCGGCGCCGCCCAGGCTCGCGGCGGTGGTCACGGGGATCGCCATGGCGCCGAAGCCCACGTTGATGGCATTGCCCACAATGGTGGCGATGGCCGCCTTGACCGGCGGCAGCCCCAGGGTCACGAGCATGGCGCCGGTGATTGCCACCGGCGCGCCGAAGCCCGCCAGCCCCTCCAACAGGCCGCAGAAGCAGAAGGCGACAATGAGGGCCTGGGCGCGCCGGTCGCCCCTGCCGATGGTGTTGAACACGGCCTTGAGGTCCTGGCTGCGCCCCGAGGTCTCGGTGAGGTTGTACAGCCACACCGCCGCGATAATGATGTAGATAATGGGCACGAAGCCCATGGCCAGGCCCTGGGCGCCGCTCAGAACGGCCATCCCCACCGGCATGTCGAAGGCGAGGACGGCGATGAGCGCCGAGGCCGCCAGCGAGATGAGCGCGCACCAGTGGGTCTTGACCCTGAGGACCCCCATGAGGACGAAGAAGGCGATCAGGGGCAGCAGGCCGACGGCGGCCGTGAGGAAGACGCTGCCGCCCACCGCCGTCGTCGACGGCGTGAAGGAGGCGTCGGGCGGGGCCAGGAGCGGGGAAAGGGCGGAGGGATGCGCAGGAGGTGTCATACAGGTCTCCAAGATCGGGATGAGGCCGCCATGGCCTATGTGTCCAGGGCGAATCATTGCACCTTCCGCCCGGCGCGTCTCGGGCGCCGGGCCCGTCCCGCCCCCGCCCCCGGGCCCGGGCGTCCCGGGCGACGCCGGCGGGGCGGGCGACTCAGGAGAAGCCGTGCGACGACGCCGGGGCACGCCCGGCCGGGGCGACCCCCCGCGCCAGGGAGGCGATCTCATCGATCCGGGGGACGACCTCGGCCGGCCGCGCCGCCCAGACCTTTATGACAATGTCGACGGCGACCGTGGGCAGCCCCGCCTTGCGCAGCACGACGACGACGCCGGGGTGGGAGATCGTACCCACCGCCTCGCCGTCGGCCCGGCCCCAGAAGCCCGCTATATCGGGGGAGGGGCGCAGCCTGACGGGCTGGACCGGGCCGAGGATCCCCTTCAGGAGCTGCTGCTGGGCCCAGTGGCGGGCGGCCTTGGTCCCGTCGTCGTGCGCAATGACCAGGCCGATATCGACGGCGAACAGGCTCTGCGCGTCATCGCCCAGGTACAGCATCCGGGCCAGCGCCGTCGGCCGGTCCATCCGCTGCACCTCCCGGAGCAGCCGCTCCAGCTCGGCCCGCCGATCGGGGGTGTGCAGCCCCAGCCGGAGGCTCTGACGGCGGGCCCGCTCGCGCTCCCAGCCGGGGGGCGGGAACTCGGGAATCGTGAGCCACCGCTCCGACGGCGGGTATGCGGCGATCTGCATCCGTGATCTCCTCAGTGGCCTTATATAAGCGAATATGGATTTCGATTGTGGACCTGCACATATTCTATGCTGCCGCTGTGCTCCCTCCCGCGTCGGTCCCCGCGACGGTCACCCAGCGACTGCTGGGCACAATGATCAATACCGCACTCGTCTGCGCCGTCTGCGCCCTGACCCCCCTGCCCCCGGCGGGGCGGGCCGGCGCCGGAGCGGGAGCGATCCTCATAGGCGTCGTCAGCCAGGCCCTGACCGGGGCCGGCCCCGGCGGCGCGGTGTGCGGAACCAGACTCCACCGCACCGCCCCGCCCCCCGGTCCCCCCGGCCGGGCGGCCCTCAAGCGCGCCGGCCTCCTCCTCATCGCCTCCCTGGCCACCCTCGGCGTGGCCCCCCTGATCATGGTGGCCAGGACGGCGGGCCGCGCCGGGTGGGAGACCACCTGGTTCGACCGCGTATCAACGACCTCGGTGGTCTCGACGCGCTCGCGGGCGAGCTACACGCTGGTCATCGAGGGCCGGCCCCTGGCGCTGCGCGCGCCGACGGTCCTGGGGCGCGACCCCGAGGCGCTGCCCGAGCTCGACGGCGCCCAACGGCTGGCGGTCCTGCCCGAGGAGCCGACCCTGTCCAAGACCCACGCGCTGCTGGAGCCGACGCTGTCGGGCGTCATCGTCACAGACCTGCGCTCGACGAACCGGACCTTCGTGGTCGAGGTGGGCCACTTCCGGGAACTGGTACCCGGTCGCGGCGAGCTCGTGGCCCGGGGGGCAACGGTATACTTCGGGCAGGCCGAGTGCAGTATTCGGTGAAAAGCACGAACCGCGGCGACGCCCCGGCGCACACCGGGCCGGGAGCCGAAGGAGGGGCCAGTGGCCGATCAGCGGATGAGTACCCGTCAGGCGCGATGGGCGGTGGGGGACTGGGTCCTCGTCATCGCCCCTCACGGAGTGATTCTTCTGTCGCCGGATGTGCCCGGCGCCCTGGACGAGGATTTGTGGGAGCAGATTCACACCGACGGCGTGAGCCTGGCCTCAGTGCTCGACACCCTCGTCATGGGCGCGGGCGGGCGCCTGGCGCGCATCCCCGACTTCGGCCTGGTGATCCTCGGCCGCGACCGCATTCACCTGGCGCTGCGCGGCGGGGTCGTCGCCGAGGTCGACGGCACGCGCATTGACGCCGAGGGCGTGGTGACCTGGTACGAGTGCCGCGTCGCCTCCGCCGAGTCGCTCGCGCTGTACGCCCCCGGCGCCGCCGATTCCTCATCGGCGCGCCTGCATCCGGTGCGCGACGCCGTGCTGCCCGCCTCCGCCGTCCATCTGAGCGTCGGCCCGCCCGCGGCCGAGTCGATCCTCCCGCCCGCCTCCGCCGCCTCCGCCGAGGAGCCGGTGTTCACGGTGGTCGAGGAGGATGCCGAGGCGGCCGCGGCGGCGGCCACAATGGCCGCAATGGTTGCGGCGGCCGCGGAGATCGAGGAGGCCGCCCGGGAGGCCGAGGCGGCTGCGGATGCCGAGGAGGCCGAGGAAGCTGCTCGGGAAGCCGAGGAGATCGCGGAGATCGAGGAGGCCGCCCGGGAGGCTGAGGCGGCTGCGGAAGCTGCGGCGGCCGAGGAGGCCTCGATTGTCTCGGCCCTTGCGGCCGCGCAGGCCGCGCAGGCGGGTCCGACCGGTGGATCCGCCCGGTCCGCCGAATCGGCCGATGACGACGTCTTCTCCGCCCCCTCCGCCTCGCCCGTCTCGGCGGCTTCGCCCGCTTCGGCGGCCGAGGAGGTCTCGGCGGCCTCCGCGGACTCTACTGACGCGTCCGCGCCGTCGCCCCTGTCCGCGGCCTCGCCCCTGTCCGCACCGTCGCCTCTGCCCGCACCGTCGGCGGCCTCGCCCGCTTCGGACTCCGCGGCCTCCGTCGACGAGTCCGCGCCCTCGGCCCTGTCTGCATCGTCACCTCTGTATGCGCCGCCCTCGCCCCTGTCCGCGCCGCCAGCGTCCCCGGCCCTCTCCGTGCCGCCGACCCTCTTCCCGCCCCGGGTCTTCGCCTCGTCTCCGGTCGCCTCCGCCGTCTCGGCGCCCTCCGCGCCCCGGCACGCCGCGCCGCCCGCGGACGGTCCGGCCGACGGGTCCGCCCGGTCCGCCGAATCGGCCGACGACGCCGCTCCCGCGCCCGCCGGCCCGCCCGCGCCCGCCGTCGTTTCGCCGGTGTCCGCCTCCTCGGTCCCCTCGGCCGATGACGGCGTCTTCTCCGTCCCCTCCGCCTCGCCCGTCTCGGCGGCCTCGCCCGCTTCGGACTCCGCGGCCTCCGCTGCCGCCGCCGACGAACCCGCGCCCTCGCCCCTGCCCGCGCCGTCGGCGGCCTCGCCCGCTTCGGGCTTCGCGGCCTCCGCGGCCTCCGCCGACGAACCCGCGCCCGTTGCCGCACTGCTCGGACCGTCGCCCCGGCACGCCGCGTTGCCCGCTGCGCCGTCGGCCACCTCGCCCGAGCCGGTCTCCGCCTCGTTCGGGCCGCTGCCCCGTCACCGTCACGCCGCGCCGCCCGCGGATGGTCCGGCCGACGGGTCCGCCCGGTCCGCCGAATTGGCCGACGACGCCGCTCCCGCGCCCGCCGGCCCGCCCGCGCCCGCCGTCGTTTCGCCGGTGTCCGCCTCCTCGGTCCCCTCGGCCGATGACGGCGTCTTCTCCGTCCCCTCCGCCTCGCCCGTCTCGGCGGCCTCGCCCGCTTCGGACTCCGCGGCCTCCGCCGACGCGCCCGCGCCCTCGCCCCTGTCCGCGCCCTCGCCCCTGCCGGCGCCCCCGGTCCTCTCCGCGCCCCGGCACGCCGCGGCGCCCGCCGAGCCGGCGGAGGAGTCCGCGCCGTCGGCCCCCTCCGCCGGCGACGCCGACGACGCCGACGAGTCGACCCCGGTCTTCGGGATCATCGTCCCCGCGGACATCCCGAACCCGGTGGAGGACTCCGCCTCGACCCCCCAGGTCGTCGTCGACGTCGAGCACCTGCTCGACGGGCCGTCGTCATCCGCCGGGACTGCCGACGACGACCCCGGCCAAACCCCGGCCAAGGGTCCCGCGGGCGACGAGCCGCAGCTCGTGGACGCCGACCGCGTCCCGCGCGCCGGGGACCACGACGGCTGGACCGTCGCCGAGCTCCCCGCCGAGCTCGTCAACGAGCTCGGTCAGAACCTGACGGACTCCGAGCCCGGATCCGACCGGTCCGTCGTCGACGCGCCCAAGAAGTCGCCCACCGCCCCCCGCACCGCCCTGTCCGCCATCTGCCCGGAGGGCCACGCCAACCCCACGAACTACGTCGAGTGCCGCGAGTGCGGCAGGGTCCTGGCCCAGCCCGCCCGGGTGATCATCTGCCCGCCGCTGGGCCGGGTGCGGGCCTCCACGGGCAAGGTCGTCGAGCTGGACCGCCCGGTCCTCGTCGGGCGCGCCCCGGTCCCCTCCGAGGTCCGCGGCCTGGAGGACTCCGCCCCGGCGGTCCTGACCGTGCCGAGTCCCGAGCAGCTCGTCTCCCGCAACCACCTGCTCATCGAGCTCGACGAGTGGTCCGTGCTGGCGCGCAACCTCTCCGAGAGCAACGGCACCCTCCTGCTGCGCGAGGGCGAGCCCGCCCGCAAGATCCCCTCCTCCGAGCCGGTCCTGCTGCGCGCCGGGGACGTCCTCGACCTCGGTGACGGCCAGTCGCTGGTCATGGAGGACCTTCCGTGACATCGGGGCGGCCCCCCGCGCCCCCGGTCATCCCAGGATTCACCTTCCTGCGGGCCCTGGGGTCGGGCGGCTACTCCCGCGTCTACCTCTACGAGCAGCACATGCCCCGGCGCGAAGTCGCCGTCAAGGTCATGCACGACGTCGCCGTCAGCGCCACGAGCCGCTTCGAGCACGAGGCGAATATTATGGCGAAGGTCTCCTCGCATCCGGCGATCCTGTCCATCTACGGCGCCGGCGTCTCCGAGGGCGGGCGCCCCTTCCTCGTCATGGAGTACTGCCCGCCCCCGCAGTTGGAGATGAGGCTGCGCCGCGCGCCCCTGTCGGTCGGGGACGCCCTCGATACGGCCATCCGGATCGCCGGCGCCGTCGAGTCCGCCCATCGCGTGGGCATTATCCACCGGGACATCAAACCGGCGAATATCCTGTTCACCTCCTATCAGCGCCCCGTCCTGTCGGACTTCGGCATCTCCGCCATGCGCGTCCCCGGCGGGACCCCCGACGAGCTGCGGGGGATGAGCGTGCCCTGGGCGCCGCCCGAGCAGCTCGTCGGCTCCCGGCACGTGGAGCCCACCACCGACATCTACGCCCTGGCCGCCACGACCTATGCGATGCTCGCCGGGCACAGCCCCTTCGAGGCCCCCGGGTCCGCCGAGTCCGTCTTCGACCTGGCCCGCAGGATCGTCAAGGACCCCGTGCCGCCGCTGGGCCGGCCCGAGGCGCCGCCCTCTCTCTTCCGGGTCCTGAGCATTGCGATGGACAAGGATCCGTCGCGGCGCTACCGCACCGTGCTCGCCTTCGCCCGCGCCCTCCAGCAGGTGGAGAGCGAGCTCGGCCTGCCCATTACGGCGGTCGACCTCTATTCCGACTCGCTGCCCGCCGCCGGGGTCGCGGTGGAGGACGGGCCCGACGCCGATTCCGCCGATTCCGCCGCCACCCGCATCGGCGTGTTCAGCCGTGTCGATGAGCCGGTCCCGCCCAGGGCCGACGCTGCCCACTCGGCCTGGTCCTCCACCGGGGACCCGGGCAGGAGGCGGTGGAATCCCCTGCTCGTCGGCACGATCGCGACGGTGGTCGTGGCGACAGTCGTCATCGGCGCCGTCCTGCTGTCGCAGAAAATGGACGAGGCCCGCCCGACGGCGACCTTCGCGACCCTCGCGCCGGGCGGCTCGGATCCCCTGGGGGCCGTCATACCTCAGCCGCGGACCGTCGTCGGCGAGCGCCTGGGCGATGGGACGGTCTCCTTCACCTGGCTGTCCCCGCAGGAGGGCTGGCAGGGCACCTACCTCTACCGTTCCGACATCGCCGGTCAGGAGGACGAGGGCCTGGAGCCGACGACGAAGCCCAGCGCCACGATCGCCGCCCAGCCCGGCTCCACGTGCATCGAGGTCTACGCGGTCCAGACGGACGGGAGGATGTCCCAGCCCGTGCGCAGCTGCGTCAACAGCCCCTGACCCGGCTCTCGACCCGCTCCCCGCCCCTTCACCGAAACCGGCGGAAACGACACGCGAAACCGGCGGAAACGACACGCGAAACCGGCGGAAACCGCACATGCTCATCCTCCGCCCCGCTCCCGCCCCTCGTCGGGGCCGGCAGGACCAGCGGGTTCGTCGGGGCCGGCAGGGATGTCGGGGTCGGCGGGGATGCGCGCCACTTAGTTCGGGGGCGCCCTGGAGGAACCCGCGCTGCGGGGCTCGCCCCGCGCCGCCGCGGCCC is part of the Actinomyces sp. oral taxon 414 genome and encodes:
- a CDS encoding FHA domain-containing protein, with the translated sequence MSTRQARWAVGDWVLVIAPHGVILLSPDVPGALDEDLWEQIHTDGVSLASVLDTLVMGAGGRLARIPDFGLVILGRDRIHLALRGGVVAEVDGTRIDAEGVVTWYECRVASAESLALYAPGAADSSSARLHPVRDAVLPASAVHLSVGPPAAESILPPASAASAEEPVFTVVEEDAEAAAAAATMAAMVAAAAEIEEAAREAEAAADAEEAEEAAREAEEIAEIEEAAREAEAAAEAAAAEEASIVSALAAAQAAQAGPTGGSARSAESADDDVFSAPSASPVSAASPASAAEEVSAASADSTDASAPSPLSAASPLSAPSPLPAPSAASPASDSAASVDESAPSALSASSPLYAPPSPLSAPPASPALSVPPTLFPPRVFASSPVASAVSAPSAPRHAAPPADGPADGSARSAESADDAAPAPAGPPAPAVVSPVSASSVPSADDGVFSVPSASPVSAASPASDSAASAAAADEPAPSPLPAPSAASPASGFAASAASADEPAPVAALLGPSPRHAALPAAPSATSPEPVSASFGPLPRHRHAAPPADGPADGSARSAELADDAAPAPAGPPAPAVVSPVSASSVPSADDGVFSVPSASPVSAASPASDSAASADAPAPSPLSAPSPLPAPPVLSAPRHAAAPAEPAEESAPSAPSAGDADDADESTPVFGIIVPADIPNPVEDSASTPQVVVDVEHLLDGPSSSAGTADDDPGQTPAKGPAGDEPQLVDADRVPRAGDHDGWTVAELPAELVNELGQNLTDSEPGSDRSVVDAPKKSPTAPRTALSAICPEGHANPTNYVECRECGRVLAQPARVIICPPLGRVRASTGKVVELDRPVLVGRAPVPSEVRGLEDSAPAVLTVPSPEQLVSRNHLLIELDEWSVLARNLSESNGTLLLREGEPARKIPSSEPVLLRAGDVLDLGDGQSLVMEDLP
- a CDS encoding LutC/YkgG family protein; protein product: MDAKTAILARARDAISRSQQGRPVRAIPRDYIRVGAHPPGSQPVVADMVEKLEDYSADVVLAPRDEQILDAVDELLGPARTVVVPRGLPGAYKRAAARRGRAVHEDSREAPIPTLELDEIDAVVTCARVAVSLSGTIILDGEPDQGRRAITLVPDTHVVVLERETIMPTVPQAVDVLGEHPTRPTTWIAGGSATSDIELVRVNGVHGPRHLKVVIAH
- a CDS encoding serine/threonine-protein kinase is translated as MTSGRPPAPPVIPGFTFLRALGSGGYSRVYLYEQHMPRREVAVKVMHDVAVSATSRFEHEANIMAKVSSHPAILSIYGAGVSEGGRPFLVMEYCPPPQLEMRLRRAPLSVGDALDTAIRIAGAVESAHRVGIIHRDIKPANILFTSYQRPVLSDFGISAMRVPGGTPDELRGMSVPWAPPEQLVGSRHVEPTTDIYALAATTYAMLAGHSPFEAPGSAESVFDLARRIVKDPVPPLGRPEAPPSLFRVLSIAMDKDPSRRYRTVLAFARALQQVESELGLPITAVDLYSDSLPAAGVAVEDGPDADSADSAATRIGVFSRVDEPVPPRADAAHSAWSSTGDPGRRRWNPLLVGTIATVVVATVVIGAVLLSQKMDEARPTATFATLAPGGSDPLGAVIPQPRTVVGERLGDGTVSFTWLSPQEGWQGTYLYRSDIAGQEDEGLEPTTKPSATIAAQPGSTCIEVYAVQTDGRMSQPVRSCVNSP
- a CDS encoding (Fe-S)-binding protein, translating into MRIALFATCLADTMFPQAAQATVTILERLGHEVVLPEGQTCCGQMHANTGYFTQAAAIVRNHVRTFEPVLDGEWDAIVVPSGSCTGAARHEQRLVAEHVGDTALAGRVEALSRHTYDISELLIDVLGLTDVGAYFPHTVTYHPTCHSMRVAHLGDRPYRLLRAVAGLTLIDLPDALVCCGFGGTFSIKNSDTSTAMVADKAANVMSTGAEVLCTGDYSCLMNIGGALSRVNSGVRIMHLAEILASTKDAPFEGHVSFQPSRESVRL
- a CDS encoding LutB/LldF family L-lactate oxidation iron-sulfur protein, whose product is MTRVFLGTPSPAAPAPSTGGWRTNVDTPDDPLRWGHTFPEGARKTLSNTQMRRNLGHATRTIRAKRAQRVEEMPDWEDLRSAAEAVKFEVASRLPELLEQFEANVTARGGVVHWARDAAEANRIVTSIIRSKGVDDVVKIKSMATQETNLNEHLKAEGITAHETDLAEMIVQLADDMPSHIVVPAIHRNRSEVRGIFLDRMGDAPPDLSDDPRELTAAARAHLRKKFLHASVAVSGTNMGVAETGTVSVFESEGNGRMCLTLPDTLITLMGIEKLVPRYQDIEIFSQLLPRSATGERMNPYTSMWTGVTPGDGPREFHLILMDNGRTKTLADPIGRQALACIRCGSCMNICPVYQHTGGHAYGSVYPGPIGSILTPQLTQGLADDDPVHTLPFASSLCGACAEVCPVKIDIPTILIHLRARSVDVKRRLVPDMWDVAMNAATPVMSNPALWTAATQGVRATRVMGRDGRIGALPFPASLWTRTRDLPVAPEESLRHWWRRTHPDGVTPAATVEAARRALESREEK
- a CDS encoding FHA domain-containing protein, whose protein sequence is MLPPASVPATVTQRLLGTMINTALVCAVCALTPLPPAGRAGAGAGAILIGVVSQALTGAGPGGAVCGTRLHRTAPPPGPPGRAALKRAGLLLIASLATLGVAPLIMVARTAGRAGWETTWFDRVSTTSVVSTRSRASYTLVIEGRPLALRAPTVLGRDPEALPELDGAQRLAVLPEEPTLSKTHALLEPTLSGVIVTDLRSTNRTFVVEVGHFRELVPGRGELVARGATVYFGQAECSIR